A window of the Buchnera aphidicola str. Sg (Schizaphis graminum) genome harbors these coding sequences:
- a CDS encoding phosphoglycerate kinase, translating into MNLRKMTELNITGKKILIRTDLNVPIKNGVIQSDARILAALPTIEIAIEKKAKIIILSHLGRPKEGCYTKKYSLFPIFEYLKKKLKKTKIYFSDNHLKKVEINSGEILILENVRFNVGELKNDENLSKEYANLCDIFVMDAFGSAHRMQSSTYGIGKFVKIACAGPLLISEINNLKKALKNPKRPMVAIVGGAKVSTKFNVLNKLAAISDTIIVGGGIANTFLAIDNKIGKSLHEPKFILKAKKLRDKYNNIVIPIDSRVGKNFSHKEKCTIKLSSNIEKNEEIMDLGDKTIKKIIKILKKSKTILWNGPVGVFEFPNFRKGTEMIAKAIAENNGFSIAGGGDTLSVIDMFQIKDKISYISTGGGAFLEFIEGKKLPAMKMLEENFHK; encoded by the coding sequence ATGAATTTAAGAAAAATGACTGAATTAAATATAACAGGAAAAAAAATTTTAATAAGAACAGATTTAAATGTTCCTATAAAAAATGGCGTGATTCAATCTGATGCAAGAATACTTGCTGCTCTTCCTACCATTGAAATAGCTATTGAAAAAAAAGCTAAAATAATTATTTTATCTCATTTAGGACGTCCAAAAGAAGGGTGCTATACAAAAAAATATTCTTTATTTCCTATTTTTGAGTATCTAAAAAAGAAATTAAAAAAAACAAAAATTTACTTTTCTGATAATCACTTAAAAAAAGTTGAAATAAATTCAGGAGAAATATTAATTTTAGAAAATGTTCGTTTTAACGTGGGAGAATTAAAAAACGATGAAAATTTATCTAAAGAATATGCTAATTTATGCGATATTTTTGTTATGGATGCTTTTGGTAGTGCACATAGAATGCAATCTTCAACATATGGCATTGGAAAATTTGTTAAAATTGCATGTGCAGGACCTCTTTTAATATCTGAAATTAACAACTTAAAAAAAGCGTTAAAAAATCCGAAACGTCCTATGGTCGCTATAGTAGGAGGTGCAAAGGTATCAACCAAATTTAATGTGTTAAATAAATTAGCTGCAATTTCAGATACAATCATTGTTGGAGGAGGTATAGCTAATACATTTTTAGCTATTGATAATAAAATTGGAAAATCGTTACATGAACCGAAATTTATACTAAAAGCTAAAAAGTTACGTGATAAATACAACAACATTGTGATACCAATCGATTCTCGTGTAGGAAAAAACTTTTCTCATAAAGAAAAATGCACAATAAAATTATCTTCTAATATTGAAAAAAACGAAGAAATCATGGATTTAGGTGATAAAACAATAAAAAAAATTATCAAAATACTTAAAAAATCAAAAACAATTCTTTGGAATGGACCTGTTGGTGTTTTTGAGTTTCCTAATTTTCGTAAAGGAACTGAAATGATTGCAAAAGCAATTGCAGAAAATAATGGATTTTCAATAGCTGGCGGTGGAGATACACTATCTGTTATTGATATGTTTCAAATAAAAGATAAAATTTCTTATATTTCAACAGGAGGAGGAGCATTTTTAGAATTCATAGAAGGGAAAAAATTACCTGCCATGAAAATGTTAGAAGAAAATTTTCACAAATAA
- the fbaA gene encoding class II fructose-bisphosphate aldolase, producing the protein MKILNLIQPGVVTGNECQIIFELAKKKKFAIPAVNCIGTDSINAVLETASRVKSPVIIQFSYGGASFIAGYKRTSSKNPEDQAIQGSISGAQHVHLMSQYYQIPVILHTDHCSKEMLPWIDGLLEEGKKHYKNFGKPLFTSHMIDLSKEHLKENIAICSNYLKKIKKINMILEIELGCTGGEEDGIDNSNIDKKLLYTQPKDVNYAYKKLSKISTNFTIAASFGNVHGVYQPGNVNLKPNILKESQEYVSTKHNLKKLPLNLVFHGGSGSDLKEIHESIEYGIVKMNIDTDIQWASWKGVFNFYKKNKDFLQKQIGNKNGKNIPNKKYYDPRSWIRESQESMSKRLEKTFKDLNAFNIL; encoded by the coding sequence ATGAAAATATTAAATCTTATTCAACCTGGAGTTGTAACAGGTAATGAATGTCAGATAATATTCGAATTAGCTAAAAAAAAGAAATTTGCAATACCGGCTGTTAATTGTATAGGTACGGATTCAATAAATGCAGTCTTAGAAACTGCTTCTAGGGTAAAGTCTCCAGTTATTATACAATTTTCTTATGGAGGCGCTTCTTTTATTGCAGGTTATAAGAGAACATCTTCAAAAAATCCAGAAGATCAGGCTATTCAAGGATCTATATCAGGTGCTCAACACGTACATTTAATGTCACAATACTATCAAATACCTGTAATACTTCATACAGACCACTGTTCTAAGGAAATGTTACCATGGATTGATGGATTACTAGAAGAAGGTAAAAAACACTATAAAAATTTTGGAAAACCTCTTTTCACTTCTCATATGATTGATTTATCAAAAGAACATTTAAAAGAAAATATTGCCATTTGCAGCAATTATTTAAAAAAAATTAAAAAAATAAATATGATTTTAGAAATTGAATTAGGATGCACAGGAGGAGAAGAAGACGGTATAGATAACAGTAACATAGATAAAAAACTACTTTATACACAACCTAAAGATGTTAATTATGCATATAAAAAATTAAGTAAAATTAGCACAAATTTTACCATTGCAGCTTCATTTGGAAATGTACATGGCGTATATCAACCTGGAAATGTTAATCTTAAACCAAATATTCTAAAAGAATCTCAGGAATATGTAAGTACTAAACATAATTTAAAAAAGCTTCCATTAAATTTAGTATTTCATGGTGGTTCAGGTTCAGATTTAAAAGAAATACATGAATCTATTGAATACGGTATAGTAAAAATGAATATTGACACCGATATACAGTGGGCAAGTTGGAAAGGAGTTTTCAATTTTTATAAAAAAAATAAAGACTTCTTACAAAAACAAATAGGAAATAAAAATGGTAAAAACATACCTAATAAAAAATATTATGATCCTAGATCATGGATAAGAGAATCTCAAGAATCAATGTCTAAAAGATTAGAAAAAACATTTAAGGATCTTAATGCTTTTAATATTTTATAA
- the mscS gene encoding small-conductance mechanosensitive channel MscS codes for MNELNVVNDINHAGNWLIRNQELLFGYVINLTSAIIILISGMFIAKIISNGVNQILITRHIDATIAGFLSALMRYIIITFTLIASLGRIGVQTTSVIAILGAAGMAIGLALQGSLSNFAAGVLLVTLRPLKTGEYVNLGNVAGTVLNIHIFYTTLRTLDGKIVVVPNNKIISGNIINYSREPARRNEFSISVSYNTDIDLVIKVLKRVIENEDRVMKDRDIVIGLSELAPSSLNFIIRCWSSTDELNAVYWDLMVKFKKELDKNNINIPYPQIDVHLYKKNKN; via the coding sequence ATGAATGAATTAAATGTAGTAAATGATATTAATCATGCAGGCAATTGGTTAATACGAAATCAAGAATTATTATTTGGATATGTAATTAATTTGACATCCGCAATTATAATTTTAATTTCTGGAATGTTTATAGCTAAAATAATATCTAACGGAGTGAATCAAATATTGATAACACGTCATATAGACGCTACTATTGCTGGTTTCCTTTCTGCATTAATGAGATATATTATCATAACTTTTACACTTATTGCGTCACTTGGAAGAATCGGAGTACAAACAACGTCAGTAATTGCTATATTAGGAGCTGCTGGTATGGCAATTGGATTAGCACTACAAGGCTCTTTATCTAATTTTGCAGCAGGGGTACTATTAGTAACTTTAAGACCTTTAAAAACAGGAGAATATGTTAACTTAGGAAATGTGGCAGGGACAGTTTTAAACATTCATATCTTTTATACTACTTTACGAACCTTAGACGGGAAAATTGTAGTTGTTCCAAATAATAAAATTATTTCTGGAAATATCATTAACTATTCCAGAGAACCTGCGCGTCGTAATGAATTTTCTATTAGTGTTTCGTATAACACGGATATTGATTTAGTAATAAAAGTACTTAAAAGGGTAATAGAAAATGAAGATAGAGTTATGAAAGATCGAGATATTGTGATTGGTTTAAGTGAATTAGCTCCATCTTCTTTAAATTTTATTATTCGATGTTGGAGCAGCACAGATGAATTAAATGCAGTATATTGGGATTTAATGGTTAAATTCAAGAAAGAATTAGATAAAAACAATATTAATATTCCTTATCCTCAAATAGACGTTCATCTTTATAAAAAAAATAAAAATTAG
- a CDS encoding exodeoxyribonuclease V subunit gamma — translation MFFVYRSNQIDILFTKICKIIKKKPLLNIFEREIIIHDNEILFQNLNTFIANHTGIAADFKLIYPNVFIWKLFKQVFSDIQLNNIFSRSTITWKIMKIIEENDFCKFVQKKDKIMKKFEFSFLMSHLYQQYILYRPNWINMWEKNKKNTLKIEKKDEWQAKLWIKIILYTEKLQQSKWHFSNLFKKFKTLKKIEHIKFPKRIFIIYSISLNPKYMEIFKKISTYTDIYFLSINACEKKIFHISFAKNYVVQKNNLLMNLSEKYEKFYFLFFKKFKKIKYNNFFQKNNSNNLLNIVKNDFLNFKEKENLLKKNSFLLKDNSISINICCDKKHEIEVLYNKLLSFFNEDSKLKPSDIVITSFSLNTYIIYINSIFKSKNKKEKIPFYISKKHSDKIEKILFIFNKILNLPNIRCNNEEILDLIEIQDIRDKFDISEEEINILYEWIEKANIRWGLHENEKQKNNLIFIKKNQNTWFYGIKKLLISHAINEEEEVWNNVLSCTSINTSRTELIGKLINFIKVLDQWRDKLFFSKKIKSWRPLFLCFIKDFFYKNEKIRDSIDIINKTWTKMIDDATLSNYEKKIPISILKKKFSHIMNNFSEKKFLPGVINFCHPSLVCYIPFKIKCIIGAEYQEIPKKKLSSFNLIDKYPLTSDLHICKENYIFLQNFISTQETLYISYVGHSLKNNNKVRSSILIDQLLNHITSNFYVSEHHDYKNNKKEIFEHICKKHKKENLYEKKQVNKINLNTLQKTKKINQEIYNKIFSIKNRIISTSTQISLKSLISFWKNPIRYFFNYTLNIKLKIAKRNIITEPFSINLFDDFKISNIIFKKILNNESIKDEFKKIILSGILPYGHFGSILLKEKKKEIENIVKAIYKYRISSPKKENFDIKIEKYNINGCLDEIQNTGLLRWKLGTINYRDRISLWLEHLIYCILGGTGESKIIGYKKNFFSFYPLSSHLAYNYLFTYIEGYMKGMKNPLLLIKSGSNWFDKVYDKKNDCIKKNDDIKRKAYKILYHTWMGNEYITGEKEDLYIQQIISELNVKKICKISQKWFTPILKHQKK, via the coding sequence ATGTTTTTTGTTTACAGATCAAATCAAATTGATATTTTATTTACTAAAATATGTAAAATAATAAAAAAAAAACCACTTCTTAATATTTTTGAAAGAGAAATTATTATTCATGACAATGAAATATTATTTCAAAATTTAAATACATTTATTGCTAATCATACAGGAATTGCTGCAGATTTTAAATTAATTTACCCTAACGTTTTTATATGGAAATTATTTAAACAAGTTTTTTCTGATATTCAATTAAATAATATTTTTTCAAGATCTACTATAACTTGGAAAATTATGAAAATTATAGAAGAAAATGATTTTTGTAAATTTGTTCAAAAAAAAGATAAAATAATGAAAAAATTTGAATTTTCATTTTTAATGTCTCATTTATATCAACAATATATTCTATACCGACCAAATTGGATTAATATGTGGGAAAAGAATAAAAAAAATACATTAAAAATTGAAAAAAAAGATGAATGGCAAGCAAAACTATGGATTAAAATTATACTTTATACCGAAAAACTTCAACAATCAAAATGGCATTTTTCAAATTTATTTAAAAAATTTAAAACATTAAAAAAAATAGAACATATAAAATTTCCAAAACGTATTTTTATTATTTATTCTATAAGTTTAAATCCAAAATATATGGAAATTTTTAAAAAAATAAGCACATATACAGATATATATTTTTTATCTATTAACGCTTGTGAAAAAAAAATTTTTCATATTAGTTTTGCTAAAAACTATGTTGTTCAAAAAAATAATTTATTAATGAATTTATCCGAAAAATATGAAAAATTTTATTTTTTATTTTTTAAAAAGTTTAAAAAAATAAAATATAATAATTTTTTTCAAAAAAACAATAGTAACAATTTACTTAACATTGTTAAAAATGACTTTTTAAATTTTAAAGAAAAAGAAAATTTATTAAAAAAAAACTCTTTTTTACTCAAAGATAATTCAATATCAATAAACATTTGCTGTGATAAAAAACATGAAATTGAAGTTTTATATAATAAATTATTGAGTTTTTTTAACGAAGACTCGAAACTCAAACCTAGTGATATTGTTATTACTTCATTTTCATTAAATACTTATATAATTTACATTAATTCAATATTTAAATCTAAAAATAAAAAAGAAAAAATACCTTTTTATATATCTAAAAAACATTCTGATAAAATAGAAAAAATACTATTTATTTTTAATAAAATACTAAATTTACCAAATATCCGTTGTAATAATGAAGAAATATTAGATTTAATTGAAATTCAAGATATAAGAGATAAATTTGATATTTCAGAAGAAGAAATAAATATTTTATACGAATGGATTGAAAAAGCAAATATAAGATGGGGTCTTCACGAAAATGAAAAACAAAAAAATAATTTAATTTTTATAAAAAAAAATCAAAATACCTGGTTTTACGGTATTAAAAAATTACTAATAAGTCATGCAATAAATGAAGAAGAAGAAGTTTGGAATAATGTTTTATCATGTACCTCTATTAACACTTCAAGAACAGAATTAATAGGAAAACTAATAAATTTTATTAAAGTTCTTGATCAATGGAGAGATAAATTATTTTTTTCAAAAAAAATTAAATCTTGGCGTCCACTTTTTCTTTGTTTTATAAAAGATTTCTTTTATAAAAATGAAAAAATAAGAGATAGCATCGATATCATTAATAAAACTTGGACAAAAATGATCGATGATGCAACTTTATCTAATTATGAGAAAAAAATTCCTATAAGTATTTTAAAGAAAAAATTTTCACATATTATGAATAATTTCAGTGAAAAAAAATTTTTACCAGGTGTAATAAATTTTTGTCATCCATCTTTAGTATGTTATATACCATTTAAAATAAAATGTATTATTGGAGCAGAATATCAAGAAATTCCTAAAAAAAAATTAAGTTCTTTTAACTTAATCGATAAATATCCATTAACTAGCGATTTGCACATTTGTAAAGAAAATTATATATTTCTTCAAAATTTTATTTCTACCCAAGAAACTTTATATATTAGTTATGTTGGACATTCTTTAAAAAATAATAATAAAGTTCGTTCATCAATATTAATTGATCAACTATTGAATCATATCACATCAAATTTTTATGTTTCAGAACATCATGATTATAAAAATAATAAAAAAGAGATATTTGAACATATTTGTAAAAAACATAAAAAAGAAAATCTTTATGAAAAAAAACAAGTCAATAAAATTAATTTGAATACACTTCAAAAAACAAAAAAAATAAATCAAGAAATATATAATAAAATTTTTTCTATAAAAAATAGAATAATTTCTACTTCTACTCAAATAAGCTTAAAAAGCTTGATATCTTTTTGGAAAAATCCAATACGTTATTTTTTTAATTATACATTAAATATAAAGTTAAAAATAGCAAAAAGAAATATTATAACAGAACCTTTTTCAATTAATCTATTTGATGATTTTAAGATCAGTAATATAATCTTTAAAAAAATATTAAACAATGAAAGTATAAAAGATGAATTCAAAAAAATTATTTTATCTGGTATTTTACCATATGGACATTTTGGATCAATTTTACTAAAAGAAAAAAAGAAAGAAATAGAAAATATAGTAAAAGCAATTTATAAATATCGAATATCATCTCCTAAAAAAGAAAATTTTGATATAAAAATAGAAAAATATAATATTAATGGATGTTTAGATGAAATACAAAATACAGGTTTACTTAGATGGAAATTAGGTACAATTAATTATAGAGATAGAATATCCCTTTGGTTAGAACACTTAATTTATTGTATTTTAGGAGGTACTGGAGAAAGTAAAATTATAGGTTATAAAAAAAATTTTTTTTCTTTTTATCCTTTATCATCTCACTTAGCATATAATTATCTTTTCACCTATATTGAAGGATATATGAAAGGAATGAAAAATCCTTTGTTACTAATAAAATCAGGATCTAATTGGTTTGATAAAGTCTATGATAAAAAAAATGATTGTATCAAAAAAAACGATGATATAAAAAGAAAAGCATATAAAATACTATATCATACATGGATGGGAAACGAGTATATAACAGGAGAAAAAGAAGACTTATATATACAACAAATTATTTCTGAACTAAACGTAAAAAAAATTTGTAAAATTTCTCAAAAATGGTTTACTCCGATACTAAAACATCAAAAAAAATAA
- the recB gene encoding exodeoxyribonuclease V subunit beta, which produces MVYSDTKTSKKIKKYKINIMKKKLNIFQIPLKGIHLIEASAGTGKTSTIAFLYLRLLLGLEKNKENIRKLSVKEILVVTFTNAAKEELYIRIKKSIKELHLSCIKKKSKDPIFQSFLTKIKNFDEAIHILEDAKININNAAIYTIHGFCQDVLENNTLISNREIIENESFLYLQATQDFWRYFFYNLPKKIIKIIYEEYRSPEDLLREIKPILKVNSSINFKKKFDKKETLITFHEKIINKINIFKQKWLNYNLIILKIINQLKVNKKIYSNFNILKWKKKITEWAESETKNYKMPICLKYFSETSIEKNIKNYNFKKHIFFEEIDKILKKNFSLKNIILFYAIKNIPKFVKREKEKKLLLGFNDLLKILLKNIKKEESLREIIIKQYPVALIDEFQDTNIQQYQIFNTLYKNKKTALFLVGDPKQSIYSFRGADIFSYLHAKFKIKNYYYLDTNWRSSKNICKAINYLFSKNKNPFYFKNIPFEPILSSSKNLNMKFKIKEKNQTAISFFFQKKEEVNIEEYRDWIAKQCANEISYWLTCSKKGEAIISDGSQERILTEKDIVILVRNRTEAQIIKESLKKVNILSKYSSPYESVFKTFDALELLSILKSILDPTDINLLKKSILTHILNKIAFQKIKENSKTKISHFLIQKLYEYNDKWKTIGIFYTIKTMILEYQKYANNFEMYKNQQRNINFLHIAELLQEKSQNCYKENSLMRWFEKKILEKNNISENEYIKNFAESKIIRIITIHKSKGLEYPIVWIPFIVDFNVSKSYFYHEKKTLKIFFDNNKSSETLKKSDEERLAEDLRFLYVALTRSIYHCSIGISYLVKKRKKNKKSSDIHKSSLGYIIQNGKCMNYKELLYELKILNKKLYIEVKYQAMNCKSLTIKKDDLYILSQPQFLLKEIKLYSQITSFTKIKQENKHFNNIQYNNIESYFFKEKDKKKTIHNFPHGNKAGIFIHYILKTIKFNNTFNIDWFYTILKKYEFSEKWAKTLMFWINNILNFKINNLNITLSSLKKTQYIKELEFFLPIKNTLYCEDLNQIIQSIDLISSISQKIFFNPVIGILKGFIDLVFIFNKKYYILDYKCNYLGNNDNCYSSKNIKKEIIKNRYDIQYQLYTLALHQYLKKKVKQYHYKTHFGGVFYLFLRGINVKDSIFYILPDYLLIKKLTKLILQKK; this is translated from the coding sequence ATGGTTTACTCCGATACTAAAACATCAAAAAAAATAAAAAAATATAAAATTAATATAATGAAAAAAAAATTAAATATATTTCAAATACCTTTAAAAGGAATCCACTTAATTGAAGCTTCTGCAGGCACAGGAAAAACAAGTACAATTGCATTTTTATACTTACGTTTATTATTAGGATTAGAAAAAAATAAAGAAAATATAAGAAAATTATCAGTAAAAGAAATACTAGTAGTAACTTTTACTAACGCAGCAAAGGAAGAACTATACATAAGAATAAAAAAAAGCATCAAGGAATTACATTTATCATGCATAAAAAAGAAAAGCAAAGATCCTATTTTTCAGTCTTTTTTAACAAAAATAAAAAATTTTGATGAAGCTATTCATATATTAGAAGATGCTAAAATAAACATAAATAATGCTGCTATTTATACAATACATGGATTTTGTCAAGATGTTTTAGAAAATAATACTCTTATTAGCAATAGAGAAATAATTGAAAACGAATCTTTTTTATATTTACAAGCAACACAAGATTTTTGGAGATATTTTTTTTATAATTTACCAAAAAAAATTATTAAAATTATTTATGAAGAATATCGTAGTCCAGAAGATCTTTTAAGAGAAATAAAACCAATATTAAAAGTTAATTCATCAATAAATTTCAAAAAAAAGTTCGATAAAAAAGAAACATTAATCACTTTTCATGAAAAGATAATAAACAAAATAAATATTTTTAAACAAAAATGGTTAAATTATAATTTAATTATATTAAAAATAATTAATCAATTAAAAGTTAATAAAAAAATATACAGTAATTTTAATATCCTTAAATGGAAAAAAAAAATAACAGAATGGGCTGAGTCAGAAACTAAGAATTATAAAATGCCAATTTGTTTAAAATATTTTTCAGAAACAAGTATAGAAAAAAATATAAAAAATTATAATTTTAAAAAACATATTTTTTTTGAAGAAATTGATAAAATATTAAAAAAAAATTTTTCTCTAAAAAATATAATTTTATTTTATGCTATAAAAAACATTCCTAAATTTGTAAAAAGAGAAAAAGAAAAAAAATTATTATTAGGATTTAATGATTTATTAAAAATTTTGTTAAAAAATATAAAAAAAGAAGAATCGTTAAGAGAAATCATAATTAAACAATATCCAGTAGCATTAATTGACGAGTTCCAAGACACTAATATACAACAATATCAAATTTTTAATACTTTATACAAAAATAAAAAAACAGCACTATTTTTAGTTGGAGATCCTAAGCAATCCATATATAGTTTTAGAGGAGCTGATATTTTTTCATACTTACATGCTAAATTTAAAATTAAAAATTATTACTATCTTGACACAAACTGGCGTTCTTCAAAAAATATATGCAAAGCTATTAACTATTTATTTTCAAAAAATAAAAATCCTTTTTATTTTAAAAATATTCCTTTTGAACCTATTTTATCATCTTCTAAAAACTTAAATATGAAGTTTAAAATAAAAGAAAAAAATCAAACTGCAATCTCTTTCTTTTTTCAAAAAAAGGAAGAAGTAAATATTGAAGAATACAGAGATTGGATTGCAAAACAATGTGCAAATGAAATCAGTTATTGGTTAACTTGTTCAAAAAAAGGTGAAGCAATTATTTCAGATGGAAGTCAAGAAAGAATTTTGACAGAAAAAGATATCGTTATATTAGTTAGAAATAGAACAGAAGCTCAAATTATTAAAGAATCATTGAAAAAAGTTAATATTCTGTCAAAATATTCATCTCCCTATGAAAGTGTATTTAAAACATTTGATGCTCTTGAACTACTTTCAATACTTAAATCTATTTTAGATCCAACTGATATAAATTTATTAAAAAAATCTATTTTAACACATATTTTAAATAAAATTGCTTTTCAAAAAATAAAAGAAAATTCTAAAACAAAAATATCACATTTCTTAATACAAAAACTATACGAATACAACGACAAATGGAAAACAATAGGCATATTTTATACTATAAAAACAATGATATTAGAATATCAAAAATATGCTAATAATTTTGAAATGTATAAAAATCAACAAAGGAATATTAATTTTTTACATATAGCTGAATTATTACAGGAAAAATCTCAAAATTGCTATAAAGAAAATTCTTTAATGAGATGGTTTGAAAAAAAGATATTAGAGAAAAATAACATATCAGAAAATGAATATATTAAAAATTTTGCAGAATCGAAAATAATAAGAATTATTACTATACATAAATCAAAAGGATTAGAGTATCCTATTGTTTGGATACCTTTTATTGTAGATTTTAATGTATCAAAATCATATTTTTATCATGAAAAAAAAACTTTAAAAATATTTTTTGATAATAATAAAAGTTCTGAAACTTTAAAAAAATCAGATGAAGAAAGATTAGCAGAAGATCTACGTTTTTTATACGTAGCTTTAACAAGATCAATTTATCATTGCAGCATAGGTATATCTTACTTAGTTAAAAAACGAAAAAAAAATAAAAAAAGTAGTGATATTCATAAAAGTTCTTTAGGATATATCATACAAAATGGAAAATGTATGAATTATAAAGAATTACTTTATGAATTAAAAATATTGAATAAAAAATTGTACATTGAAGTAAAATATCAAGCTATGAATTGTAAAAGTTTAACGATAAAAAAAGATGATCTTTATATATTATCACAACCCCAATTTTTACTTAAAGAAATAAAATTATATTCTCAAATAACTAGTTTTACAAAAATAAAACAAGAAAATAAACATTTTAATAATATTCAATACAACAATATTGAATCATATTTTTTTAAAGAAAAAGATAAGAAAAAAACAATTCATAATTTTCCACATGGTAATAAAGCAGGTATCTTTATTCATTATATCTTAAAAACAATAAAATTTAACAATACATTCAATATTGATTGGTTTTATACAATTTTAAAAAAATATGAATTTTCAGAAAAATGGGCAAAAACATTAATGTTTTGGATAAACAATATTTTAAATTTTAAAATAAATAATTTAAATATTACTTTATCATCATTGAAAAAAACACAATATATAAAAGAATTAGAATTTTTTTTACCGATAAAAAATACATTATATTGTGAAGATCTTAATCAAATTATTCAGTCCATTGATTTAATTTCTTCTATTTCTCAAAAGATATTTTTTAATCCTGTTATAGGAATTTTAAAGGGTTTTATCGACTTAGTTTTCATTTTTAATAAAAAATATTATATACTTGACTATAAGTGTAATTATTTAGGTAATAATGATAACTGTTATTCTTCTAAAAATATAAAAAAAGAGATTATTAAAAATCGATATGATATACAATATCAGTTGTACACGTTAGCATTGCATCAATATTTAAAGAAAAAAGTAAAACAATATCATTATAAAACTCATTTCGGGGGAGTGTTTTATCTCTTTTTACGAGGTATAAACGTAAAAGATAGTATCTTTTATATTCTTCCAGATTATTTGTTAATTAAAAAATTAACTAAATTAATTTTACAAAAAAAATAG